From the genome of Blautia pseudococcoides, one region includes:
- the hutI gene encoding imidazolonepropionase has protein sequence MKKRYIRHASELVTCKGKAPKHGKEMSDIGLIYDGAVIIHDDKIIAVGTTEELDKQVNPEEYEVIDAAGKTVMPGFVDSHTHFVFGGYRADEFSWRLKGDSYMSIMERGGGINATVVPTREASEEELMEAGKERLNRMLEFGVTTVEGKSGYGMDCDTELKMLRAMKKLNETHPVDIVSTFLGPHSVLPQWKGKEREFLDEQLNHVMPKVKEENLAEFADIFTEKNVFTVEDSEYYMTKAKEMGFKLKIHADEIYQLGGSELAARVGAVSADHLLKASAEGIRQMRDAGVISTILPLTAFGLKEEYAPARRMIDEGCAVALASDLNPGSCFSNSIPLMVALGCIYMNMSIEEVITALTINGAAAVDRADKVGSLEPGKAADIIFLKFPSIHFMPYHTAINLVETVIKNGDTVYHKKW, from the coding sequence ATGAAGAAACGTTACATCCGCCATGCCTCCGAGCTTGTAACCTGTAAGGGAAAAGCGCCGAAGCATGGAAAAGAAATGTCAGATATCGGCCTGATCTATGACGGCGCAGTGATCATCCATGATGATAAGATCATAGCCGTGGGTACCACAGAAGAACTGGATAAACAGGTAAATCCGGAAGAATACGAAGTGATCGACGCAGCGGGTAAGACCGTCATGCCGGGATTCGTAGATTCCCATACCCACTTTGTCTTTGGCGGATACCGTGCAGATGAATTCTCCTGGAGACTGAAAGGCGACAGTTACATGTCTATTATGGAACGCGGAGGCGGGATCAACGCCACCGTGGTTCCTACCAGAGAAGCTTCAGAGGAAGAACTGATGGAAGCCGGGAAAGAGCGCCTGAACCGTATGCTGGAATTCGGCGTGACAACCGTGGAAGGCAAAAGCGGCTACGGTATGGACTGTGACACAGAGCTGAAAATGCTCCGTGCCATGAAAAAGTTAAACGAAACCCATCCGGTGGACATTGTTTCCACATTCCTGGGGCCTCACAGTGTGCTTCCCCAGTGGAAGGGAAAAGAAAGAGAATTTTTGGACGAACAGTTAAATCATGTAATGCCAAAAGTAAAAGAGGAGAATCTGGCAGAGTTTGCGGATATCTTCACAGAGAAGAATGTATTTACGGTGGAAGACTCGGAGTATTATATGACAAAAGCAAAGGAAATGGGCTTTAAGCTGAAAATCCATGCAGATGAGATTTACCAGCTTGGAGGCTCCGAACTGGCGGCGAGAGTGGGCGCGGTTTCCGCAGACCATCTGCTGAAGGCATCTGCTGAAGGCATCCGCCAGATGCGGGATGCCGGTGTCATCAGTACCATCCTGCCCCTGACCGCTTTTGGACTGAAGGAGGAATATGCGCCTGCCCGCAGGATGATCGACGAGGGCTGCGCGGTTGCGCTGGCTTCTGATCTGAATCCGGGAAGCTGCTTCTCCAATTCCATTCCTCTGATGGTTGCCCTTGGATGCATTTACATGAACATGTCCATAGAGGAAGTCATCACAGCCCTTACCATCAACGGCGCAGCCGCTGTTGACCGTGCGGACAAAGTGGGAAGCTTAGAACCGGGAAAAGCCGCAGACATTATTTTCTTAAAATTCCCGTCCATTCATTTTATGCCCTACCATACAGCTATCAACCTGGTGGAAACGGTGATCAAGAATGGCGATACTGTTTATCATAAAAAATGGTAA